A window from Vigna angularis cultivar LongXiaoDou No.4 chromosome 7, ASM1680809v1, whole genome shotgun sequence encodes these proteins:
- the LOC108337132 gene encoding uncharacterized protein LOC108337132, whose translation MANSEVPSFSLGLDTPPHSPFNPPPSPTAHVSDSELDTRADPPRPLLKRIRRGPPSPSLDADVDDDIEEFSSQEDPDQVHTLLSASNRSVCSSSKISLNGSRVFSLTPHHCSNSSRDGKRKEHSDDVPASSRLETGKSGLMFPKLTTSPLRRFQLIDSDDSDVDVGGGANNVNPNDNLKQDKKLSFDDNKNVDLWKDFSPLKNDSVPEFRLIDSDSDVDVGGDNKVYFNNHLEKNKKAYFDKNRNDSLWKDFSPVKNVSVPTPAFNELCEEYFRSNKCKEVRGDVNESHNERYPGVSSSCQRNQQQWESVDLVYPAHKYFFHEDPRIQQLVHTRFRNFNPLGAINRVNQQPNTSHIDYMGQFGNGRASNTQGVQNACVNGSTRGKNTSSNLVFEGSFNTSEGWVDPKIVSPFSHGESSRKKATKRNSTKNSVSKGKGNKSSPANQSRASGDWVEPRSCASSPKDAGKRRVQASGQSAGHWYTSPEGRKVYVNKSGQELTGRSAYVQYRKESGTVFNKSKKKTGSKTTKARKKRN comes from the exons ATGGCCAACTCCGAAGTGCCCTCATTTTCCCTAGGTCTCGACACGCCCCCGCATTCCCCATTCAATCCACCTCCTTCTCCGACCGCCCATGTCTCCGACTCCGAACTCGACACTCGAGCCGACCCGCCGCGCCCCCTTCTCAAACGCATCCGCCGCGGACCACCTTCGCCGTCCCTCGACGCCGACGTGGATGACGATATCGAGGAGTTCTCCTCGCAGGAAGATCCCGATCAAG TTCATACGCTTCTATCGGCATCGAATCGTTCCGTGTGTAGCAGCTCAAAAATTTCGTTGAATGGTAGTAGAGTTTTCAGTTTAACCCCTCATCATTGTAGTAACTCTTCCAGAGATGGGAAAAGAAAGGAACATTCGGATGATGTTCCTGCTTCTTCTAGGTTAGAAACAGGGAAGAGTGGCTTGATGTTTCCCAAGTTAACGACTAGTCCTCTCCGTAGGTTTCAGTTAATTGATTCCGATGATTCCGACGTGGATGTTGGTGGTGGCGCCAATAATGTTAACCCTAACGACAATTTAAAACAAGATAAGAAATTATCTTTTGATGACAACAAAAATGTGGATCTTTGGAAGGATTTTTCGCCCCTAAAAAATGATTCTGTTCCTGAGTTTCGACTAATTGATTCCGATTCAGATGTTGATGTTGGCGGGGATAATAAAGTTTACTTTAACAatcatttagaaaaaaacaagaaagcATATTTTGATAAGAATAGAAACGATTCTCTATGGAAGGATTTTTCGCCAGTGAAGAATGTTTCTGTGCCAACACCAGCTTTTAATGAGCTGTGTGAAGAGTACTTTCGTTCTAACAAGTGCAAGGAAGTCCGGGGTGATGTGAATGAAAGTCACAATGAGAGGTATCCTGGGGTTAGTTCTAGCTGTCAAAGGAATCAACAACAATGGGAATCTGTGGACCTAGTTTATCCTGCTCATAAGTACTTTTTCCATGAGGATCCGAGAATTCAGCAGTTAGTTCACACTCGCTTTCGGAATTTCAATCCATTAGGTGCCATAAACAGAGTGAATCAGCAACCTAATACCTCACACATTGATTACAT gggacaATTTGGCAATGGAAGAGCTTCAAACACGCAGGGGGTTCAAAATGCTTGTGTAAACGGCTCAACAAGGGGGAAAAACACATCCAGTAATTTGGTATTTGAGGGATCTTTCAATACTTCTGAAGGCTGGGTGGATCCCAAAATTGTTTCTCCATTTAGCCATGGGGAATCTTCTAGAAAGAAAGCAACAAAGAGGAATAGCACTAAGAATAGTGTCTCAAAAGGTAAAGGTAACAAATCAAGCCCTGCAAACCAATCACGTGCTTCTGGGGATTGGGTGGAACCTAGGAGCTGTGCCAGTTCGCCAAAGGATGCTGGCAAAAGACGGGTCCAAGCAAGTGGTCAATCTGCCGGTCATTGGTATACATCTCCAGAAGGAAGAAAG GTGTATGTCAACAAAAGTGGGCAGGAGTTGACAGGCCGGAGTGCTTATGTACAATATCGGAAG GAGAGTGGAACCGTATTCAATAaatcaaaaaagaaaacaggTTCCAAGACTACCAAAGCCAGGAAGAAGAGAAACTGA
- the LOC108336306 gene encoding heat shock 70 kDa protein 16, translated as MSGVGIDIGNENCVIAAVKQGGVDVLLNDESERETPSVVCFGEKQRFLGSAGAASAMMHPKSAISQVKRLIGRRFADPDVQNELKMLPVETSESVDGGILIHLEYSKESHAFTPVQIVAMLFAHLKVIAEKKFGTTVSDCVIGIPSYFTILQRQAYLNAAEIVGLKPLRLIHDCTATALSYGVYKSDFGSEAPVYIAFVDIGHCDTQVCIAAFQAGQMKILSHAYDMSLGGRDFDEVLFSHFAAKFKEQYNIEVYSNDRACRRLHVACEKLKKILSANLEADLSVECLMDEKDVKGYIKREEFENLASGLLERISVPCKKALADAALTVEKISSVELVGSGSRIPAITRILSSLFKRELSRRLNASECVARGCALQCAMLSPVFLVKEYEVQDAIPFSIGLSSDGKAIRAGLHGGVLFPKGQPIPSVKILTFEYSDLLHLEAFYANPDELPPGAYPKICCFTIGPFHGSHASKAIIEVQVQLNLHGIIGIESVTLVEDRVDDSGTTDDSHSNSETVNIAPVSETMENASDDSINKKFEASRHSADGTRKDKANRRLHVPVTENIYGAMTKAEILEAQEKELQLADQDRATELIKDNKNLLESYIYETRSKIFSTYLSFSSEHERKDVSRGLKETEEWLYDDGGDETVDAYSAKLKDLKQLVDPIEYRYKDREARPQATRDLLSCIVEYRMSADSLPPQDKELVINECNKAEQWLREMRQQQDLYPKNSDPVLISIDIQSKTEELNSVCQKVLKSNGSPIPRDEGTDKQNTP; from the exons ATGAGCGGAGTGGGGATTGATATTGGAAATGAGAATTGTGTGATTGCTGCAGTGAAGCAAGGAGGGGTTGATGTTTTATTGAATGATGAATCCGAACGTGAAACCCCTTCTGTGGTTTGCTTTGGAGAGAAGCAAAGGTTTTTAGGGTCAGCAGGTGCTGCTTCTGCCATGATGCACCCCAAGTCCGCAATATCTCAAGTGAAGAGACTAATAGGCAGGAGATTTGCAGACCCTGATGTTCAAAATGAGTTGAAAATGCTCCCTGTTGAAACTTCGGAAAGTGTGGATGGCGGCATTCTGATACACTTGGAATACTCAAAGGAGAGTCATGCGTTTACCCCGGTTCAAATAGTAGCAATGCTCTTTGCGCACTTGAAGGTCATAGCAGAAAAAAAATTTGGGACCACGGTTTCTGACTGTGTTATTGGGATTCCATCATACTTCACCATCTTGCAGAGACAAGCTTATCTCAACGCAGCAGAAATTGTTGGATTGAAGCCTCTGAGGTTGATCCATGATTGCACTGCAACTGCTCTTAGTTATGGAGTTTACAAATCAGATTTTGGTAGTGAAGCTCCTGTTTATATTGCATTTGTTGACATAGGCCATTGTGATACTCAGGTCTGTATTGCAGCATTTCAGGCTGGTCAAATGAAGATACTCTCACATGCTTATGACATGAGCTTAGGGGGGAGAGACTTTGACGAGGTTCTGTTTAGTCATTTTGCAGCAAAATTTAAAGAACAGTACAATATTGAAGTGTATTCTAACGACAGGGCATGTAGGAGGCTGCATGTGGCATGtgagaagttgaagaagatTTTGAGTGCAAATCTAGAGGCTGATCTTAGCGTTGAGTGTTTGATGGATGAAAAAGATGTTAAAGGATACATCAAGAGGGAAGAATTTGAGAATCTGGCATCAGGACTATTGGAGAGAATTTCTGTTCCTTGCAAGAAAGCATTGGCTGATGCAGCCTTGACGGTAGAAAAGATTAGTTCTGTTGAGTTAGTTGGTTCAGGTTCACGGATTCCAGCTATAACTAGAATATTAAGTTCTCTATTTAAGAGAGAGCTCAGCCGCAGACTGAATGCAAGTGAGTGTGTAGCTCGTGGTTGTGCTCTCCAGTGTGCAATGCTGAGTCCTGTTTTCCTTGTCAAAGAATATGAG GTCCAGGATGCTATTCCTTTTTCCATTGGACTTTCATCGGATGGAAAGGCAATTCGTGCAGGATTGCATGGTGGTGTACTCTTCCCAAAAGGCCAACCCATTCCAAGTGTTAAAATTCTCACATTTGAGTACAGTGATTTGCTCCACTTGGAAGCATTCTATGCCAATCCAGATGAATTACCACCCGGGGCATATCCTAAAATTTGTTGCTTCACA ATTGGTCCTTTCCATGGATCCCATGCAAGTAAGGCAATAATTGAAGTTCAAGTACAACTAAATTTGCATGGCATTATTGGTATTGAATCAGTTACG ttgGTTGAGGATCGTGTGGATGATTCAGGTACAACAGACGATTCTCATTCAAATTCTGAAACAGTCAATATTGCACCTGTTTCTGAGACAATGGAAAATGCCTCAGATGATAGTATCAATAAGAAGTTTGAAGCTTCTCGTCATTCT GCTGATGGTACAAGAAAAGATAAAGCTAACAGAAGGCTTCATGTACCAGTGACTGAAAACATTTATGGTGCAATGACCAAGGCCGAGATATTGGAAGCTCAAGAAAAAGAACTCCAGTTAGCCGATCAGGACAGAGCTACTGAGCTAATCAAAGACAACAAGAATCTGTTGGAGTCTTATATTTATGAAACAAGGAGTAAG ATCTTCAGCACATATCTGAGCTTTTCGAGTGAACATGAGAGGAAGGACGTATCTAGGGGCCTGAAAGAGACCGAGGAATGGCTCTATGATGATGGTGGTGATGAAACTGTAGATGCTTATTCTGCAAAACTAAAAGATCTAAAACAG CTGGTGGATCCAATTGAGTATCGATACAAAGACAGAGAAGCAAGACCACAAGCTACAAGAGACTTGTTAAGCTGCATTGTAGAGTATCGAATGTCAGCAGATTCTCTTCCACCCCAAGATAAAGAACTG GTCATAAATGAGTGCAATAAAGCAGAGCAGTGGCTAAGAGAGATGAGGCAGCAACAAGATCTTTACCCTAAAAACTCTGATCCAGTATTAATATCAATTGATATCCAGAGCAAGACAGAGGAATTAAACTC AGTATGCCAAAAGGTATTGAAATCCAACGGTTCTCCAATTCCAAGAGATGAGGGTACAGACAAACAAAATACCCCATGA